A genomic segment from Leptospira perdikensis encodes:
- a CDS encoding histidine kinase dimerization/phosphoacceptor domain -containing protein, translating to MPLTELKHSLGHILLVEDEAILAISQSEFLKNKGYSVQYVSNSNDAYDYITSGERVDLILMDINLSDGMDGIQLAEKILSYREIPILFVSGYSDNKILDRVCKVKHYGYVPKISSPDIVECMIQSALQLYQAEQTLAFREKELRITFEAMGDGVIVLSPEGLIREINHKALDMLGYQKPEVVEKDLTSFLYLVQADARTRVSYPFLSSSKKLIDTERRNDLIIVSRSGRETHVTETISPILDTEKNLNGIVIVFRETPSASVMVPPKDGESLYAKVFQLSPIPMAISTVKDGTYLDVNSSMETLFQLEKSKVIGRKTEEFKAWSNPAEIERLNKAYQENGRMSGERMSVEHTDGKKFDVLVFSQAFEIAGERFILWINLDVTKILDMEGRLAKSVEEKDVLLKELQHRVKNTLAIISGLLNLESFKVENEIAKQSFLNAQSRIMSMSKVYENLYQSEDLESVDLRKYIEDLVFSLHDIFVLNPTKIRFDVKLEDIRLDLKRTLPLGLILNELLTNALKYAYPNEKGGDVRIHLSRSNENIILSVGDDGDGLPDSVNIEKGNHFGYELIRSLTSQLKGVFSSVSKKGEGLNIMISFPVKSNDK from the coding sequence ATGCCACTGACAGAACTCAAACATAGTTTAGGTCATATTCTACTTGTGGAAGACGAAGCCATATTGGCCATCTCACAATCAGAGTTTTTGAAAAACAAAGGGTATTCTGTACAATATGTATCTAATTCAAATGATGCTTATGATTATATCACTTCCGGTGAACGAGTTGATTTAATACTTATGGATATCAATCTTTCTGACGGAATGGATGGAATCCAATTAGCAGAAAAGATTCTTTCTTACCGCGAGATTCCTATTCTTTTTGTTAGTGGTTATTCAGATAACAAAATCTTGGATCGTGTTTGTAAGGTAAAACATTACGGATATGTTCCTAAAATTTCAAGTCCAGATATAGTAGAGTGTATGATTCAATCCGCACTTCAACTTTATCAAGCAGAACAAACGTTAGCGTTTCGTGAAAAAGAACTTCGAATTACTTTTGAAGCAATGGGTGACGGAGTGATTGTTCTTTCACCCGAAGGATTGATTCGAGAAATTAATCATAAAGCTTTAGATATGTTAGGTTATCAAAAACCTGAAGTTGTAGAAAAAGATCTTACCTCTTTTTTGTATTTGGTTCAAGCCGATGCGAGAACTCGAGTCTCTTATCCTTTTTTGAGTTCATCTAAAAAGCTAATTGATACAGAACGTAGAAATGATTTGATTATTGTTTCTCGCAGTGGCCGTGAAACACATGTTACTGAAACAATTTCACCTATTTTGGATACTGAAAAAAATCTAAATGGAATAGTGATTGTTTTTAGAGAAACACCATCTGCATCTGTTATGGTTCCACCAAAGGATGGCGAAAGTTTATATGCAAAGGTATTCCAACTGAGTCCAATTCCAATGGCTATATCTACGGTGAAAGATGGTACTTATTTGGACGTAAACTCTTCGATGGAAACTCTTTTCCAATTAGAGAAATCAAAAGTCATCGGTAGAAAAACGGAAGAGTTTAAGGCATGGAGTAATCCTGCAGAAATAGAACGACTGAATAAAGCCTACCAAGAAAACGGAAGGATGTCCGGTGAAAGGATGTCCGTAGAACATACCGATGGGAAAAAGTTTGATGTTCTTGTATTTAGCCAAGCCTTTGAAATTGCAGGTGAACGTTTCATTTTGTGGATCAACTTGGATGTGACAAAAATTTTGGATATGGAAGGTCGTTTGGCTAAGTCTGTAGAAGAAAAAGATGTCCTACTGAAAGAACTACAACACCGGGTTAAAAATACTCTCGCAATCATATCTGGACTTCTTAATTTAGAATCCTTTAAAGTTGAAAATGAAATTGCGAAACAATCATTCCTAAATGCACAATCTCGAATCATGTCTATGTCCAAGGTTTATGAAAACCTCTACCAATCGGAAGATTTGGAATCTGTAGACCTTCGTAAGTACATTGAGGACTTAGTGTTTAGCTTACATGATATCTTTGTTCTCAATCCAACGAAGATTCGTTTTGATGTGAAGTTAGAAGACATTCGTTTGGATCTCAAACGAACTCTTCCTTTGGGTCTGATCCTCAACGAATTATTGACCAATGCACTCAAGTATGCTTATCCCAATGAAAAAGGGGGAGATGTTCGTATCCATCTCTCTCGTTCGAACGAAAATATTATTTTATCGGTTGGGGATGATGGAGATGGTTTGCCAGATTCAGTGAATATTGAAAAGGGAAATCATTTTGGTTATGAGTTGATTCGTAGTTTGACGTCACAACTCAAAGGTGTTTTCTCTTCCGTCTCCAAAAAAGGTGAAGGCCTCAATATTATGATTTCCTTTCCTGTGAAATCCAATGACAAGTGA
- a CDS encoding SH3 domain-containing protein encodes MKKIPLLFMLIFLLCKEAKQNVDQDIPPTVKNPMIEKICVIAKDGLSIYSKPSSNSEVITSVSKLTKLDVIEYSDYETIGKDSGKWAKISFHNKVGFLFDQQTIWDCSLYNEELIEPDKINDRSIVGFWGEENYSPYYIHFMKDHTFDGNIWNGCDEDGCISYNVDGDWKIVNDVIYMRSVYKSDNQSRFYIYVVREKKLTSTDLDYSFLQNYGNESVSGIKKIKK; translated from the coding sequence ATGAAAAAAATTCCACTTCTTTTCATGTTGATTTTTCTTCTCTGTAAAGAAGCTAAGCAAAATGTAGATCAAGATATTCCACCTACCGTAAAAAACCCAATGATTGAAAAGATTTGTGTGATTGCGAAAGATGGATTGAGTATTTATTCAAAACCATCATCTAATTCAGAAGTTATAACATCTGTTTCTAAGTTAACGAAACTAGATGTTATCGAGTATTCCGATTATGAAACAATAGGAAAAGATTCTGGTAAATGGGCAAAAATTTCCTTTCACAACAAAGTCGGATTTCTATTCGATCAGCAAACAATTTGGGATTGTTCTCTGTATAACGAAGAGCTAATAGAACCAGATAAGATTAATGATCGATCAATCGTTGGCTTTTGGGGTGAAGAAAATTATAGCCCTTATTATATTCACTTCATGAAAGATCATACATTTGACGGAAACATTTGGAATGGATGTGACGAAGATGGTTGTATATCTTATAATGTCGATGGAGATTGGAAAATTGTAAATGACGTTATTTATATGCGATCTGTATACAAATCCGATAATCAAAGTAGATTTTACATCTATGTAGTTAGAGAAAAAAAACTAACTTCCACTGACCTTGATTATTCTTTTTTACAGAACTATGGCAACGAATCGGTTTCCGGTATTAAAAAAATTAAAAAGTGA
- a CDS encoding TetR family transcriptional regulator — MKLNKRYAQKLRTHDNLLESALQLMGEEKGLGDLSLREVAGEAGIVPAAFYRHFKNMEELGLTLVDECGGRIQTIVGDARNKGAYKSALQLTIGFFFDYVANNRSLFRFIARERTGGNRKIREKIRESMKAIATELAKDMRMPKMIPVEDIQFASELIVSICFLMASDFLDLAADAHSEMRKLKLQTIKQVRLVFIGAIRGRKKR, encoded by the coding sequence ATGAAACTCAACAAACGATACGCCCAAAAACTACGTACCCACGACAATCTATTGGAGAGTGCGCTACAATTGATGGGAGAGGAGAAAGGACTCGGCGACTTAAGCCTTCGCGAGGTGGCGGGAGAGGCCGGAATTGTCCCTGCGGCGTTTTACAGGCATTTTAAGAATATGGAAGAGCTGGGACTAACTCTCGTGGACGAATGCGGGGGCCGGATCCAAACCATTGTCGGAGATGCTAGAAACAAAGGGGCGTATAAGTCAGCCCTACAATTGACCATTGGGTTTTTCTTCGACTATGTGGCCAACAATCGCTCTTTATTTCGATTCATTGCTCGAGAACGAACAGGAGGCAATCGCAAGATCCGAGAAAAAATCCGAGAGTCCATGAAGGCCATCGCAACCGAACTTGCGAAAGATATGCGAATGCCTAAAATGATTCCTGTGGAGGACATTCAGTTTGCATCGGAACTAATTGTAAGTATTTGTTTTCTGATGGCTTCTGATTTTTTAGATTTAGCAGCCGATGCCCATTCTGAAATGAGAAAACTAAAACTACAAACCATCAAACAAGTTCGTTTGGTTTTTATTGGAGCGATCCGAGGAAGAAAAAAGAGATAA
- a CDS encoding dienelactone hydrolase family protein, which yields MKQLISILTLVFAIQCASVPTAQLPVKSTVTGTAVEYKLDGKTYEGFLATDSSLTGKRPGILVIHEWWGLNDYPKQRAKQLADLGYVAFVMDVYGKGILAKDHVEAGKLSSANGDSKILLKKIYKALDILKSNPNVDVSKIGAIGYCFGGGGVIELALDGADLKGGVVSFHGFLASKNLASGVKKMKTKVLVHHGADDPFVPKTSVETFVKTITDAKAPVSFVSHPGAVHGFTRPGAEDRGLPGLAYNKKADYESFESMKDFFAANFK from the coding sequence ATGAAACAACTCATTTCTATTCTCACGCTCGTTTTTGCGATACAATGTGCGAGCGTACCAACGGCGCAGCTTCCTGTAAAATCTACAGTTACGGGAACTGCAGTGGAGTACAAATTGGATGGGAAAACCTATGAAGGATTTCTCGCTACTGATTCTTCTCTCACAGGAAAACGTCCAGGTATTCTAGTGATCCATGAATGGTGGGGACTAAATGACTATCCTAAACAGCGGGCGAAACAACTTGCCGACTTAGGTTATGTTGCTTTTGTTATGGATGTTTATGGAAAAGGAATTCTTGCAAAAGACCATGTGGAAGCTGGGAAATTATCGAGTGCCAATGGAGATTCTAAAATTCTTTTGAAAAAGATCTACAAGGCTCTTGATATTTTAAAATCAAATCCCAATGTAGATGTAAGTAAAATTGGAGCCATTGGTTACTGTTTTGGTGGTGGCGGTGTCATTGAACTTGCATTAGATGGTGCTGATTTAAAAGGGGGAGTGGTTTCTTTCCACGGCTTTTTGGCCAGTAAAAACCTGGCATCGGGTGTAAAAAAAATGAAAACTAAAGTTTTAGTCCACCATGGTGCAGATGATCCATTTGTTCCAAAAACTTCGGTTGAAACATTTGTTAAAACCATTACGGATGCAAAGGCTCCGGTGAGTTTTGTTTCTCATCCGGGAGCTGTTCACGGGTTTACAAGACCAGGCGCAGAAGATCGAGGTCTTCCTGGCCTTGCGTATAATAAAAAAGCTGACTACGAGTCTTTTGAAAGTATGAAGGACTTTTTTGCAGCAAACTTCAAATAG
- a CDS encoding ferredoxin reductase, whose product MKTFPFIYNEPKEFLSSLQPKQWADFLLGEINPRFSVTAIKARVVAVREETDDTKTLVLKPNWLWKGFRSGQHVPVTVEIAGRRVTRFYSLSSVPGEKHLSITVKRQKGGLVSNFINQNIKKGDLLELGEAQGEFVLPKTLPSKFLFLAGGSGITPIHSILKQLQSLKFNGKATLLYFVRSFEDIILRSSLEEIAKQTGWLEIRYIFSEVSKEGYDSGFLTKEILQKYTKDLKSYSVYVCGPAPMQTKALSLLEGNEVKSELFMLPGQTSLQVKKTGTVDVFLSLSHKTIQVKGERSLLEELEDQGIYPQSGCRMGICHTCVCKKTVGSVTDLAKGEMSELGEENIQICVSRAESNLELEL is encoded by the coding sequence ATGAAAACATTTCCTTTTATCTACAATGAACCCAAGGAATTCCTGAGTTCTCTCCAACCCAAACAATGGGCTGATTTTCTATTGGGGGAGATCAATCCCAGGTTTTCGGTAACGGCAATCAAAGCTCGAGTTGTTGCAGTCAGGGAAGAAACGGATGATACAAAGACTTTGGTTTTGAAACCGAACTGGTTGTGGAAAGGGTTTCGATCAGGACAACATGTTCCAGTCACTGTAGAAATTGCGGGAAGACGAGTGACAAGGTTTTATTCTTTGTCTTCTGTTCCCGGAGAAAAACATTTAAGTATCACCGTTAAACGTCAAAAAGGTGGTCTTGTATCAAACTTTATCAATCAGAATATCAAAAAGGGTGATTTGTTGGAATTGGGAGAAGCTCAAGGAGAGTTTGTTCTTCCTAAAACTTTACCTTCTAAGTTTTTGTTTTTAGCAGGTGGTAGCGGAATTACTCCGATCCATTCCATTCTCAAACAACTACAATCTTTGAAATTTAATGGCAAAGCCACCCTCCTATACTTTGTTAGGTCTTTCGAAGATATCATCTTACGTTCTTCCTTAGAAGAAATTGCAAAACAAACTGGTTGGTTAGAAATTCGTTATATTTTTTCGGAAGTGTCCAAAGAGGGATATGATTCCGGATTTTTAACCAAAGAAATTTTACAAAAATATACAAAAGATTTAAAATCCTATTCTGTTTATGTTTGTGGACCAGCACCCATGCAAACCAAAGCTCTTTCTCTTCTGGAAGGGAATGAAGTAAAGTCAGAGTTGTTTATGTTACCTGGACAAACTTCTTTACAAGTGAAAAAAACGGGAACTGTGGATGTGTTTTTATCTCTTAGTCACAAGACAATTCAAGTGAAAGGGGAACGATCTCTTTTAGAAGAATTGGAAGACCAAGGAATTTATCCTCAAAGTGGGTGCCGAATGGGAATCTGTCATACTTGTGTTTGTAAAAAAACAGTAGGTTCTGTTACAGATTTAGCAAAAGGCGAAATGTCTGAGTTAGGTGAAGAGAACATCCAAATTTGTGTCTCTAGGGCTGAATCAAATTTGGAATTGGAACTCTAG
- a CDS encoding acyl-CoA dehydrogenase family protein, whose protein sequence is MIQSNYFQTNEDLKEHFYELIDWNEIVPLYENNFSDSKLYTENNNPRLEYAPSNVDEAKSFYEEILKSCGEISGIYVSQVAATVDAKGLKFDNGNVIHPQEMVDVIKMYHDAGLGPVAFKRKYGGLGAPSIIKAIIAELMYRSDSSITIAVGSMGLAAILEACATDEMKEEWIPKLISGNYTVTMGLSEPDFGSDLPSVTTKATKANDKWYLTGTKRFQTVACGINGSPGITLTLARTGTQESGARGLSFFIVENKDYAVQGIEKKLGIKASATCETVFENSEGYLVGKEGFGLVKYVMGMLNGARLSVSSQGTGIVTAAYEEAIKYAKERIQFGKPIYEIPAVRRMLDRMERELAGMRCLMVEAAYSVDKYYWYEDGRTVTPEDSKTGKFWEKVANTLTPISKYYNSEMCNDLVYDGLQVLGGAGYTEDYDLSRLYRDARITNIYDGTTQIQVNAAIGGITSGMSPTGTFRAYLDHLAKGSESNSKLQEIRTLFESIVETYKSIGDQQTKETYSFEVVESAARVVVGYLMERAKNKSTKRKELRTQWCKGFHTDSLAILSANKIKLS, encoded by the coding sequence ATGATCCAAAGTAACTACTTTCAAACCAACGAAGATTTAAAGGAACATTTTTACGAATTGATTGATTGGAATGAAATTGTTCCTCTCTATGAAAATAATTTTTCCGATTCTAAACTCTATACTGAGAACAATAACCCTAGATTAGAATATGCGCCATCTAATGTAGATGAGGCGAAATCCTTTTATGAAGAAATTCTAAAATCTTGCGGTGAAATTAGTGGGATTTATGTGTCCCAAGTTGCGGCAACAGTCGATGCCAAAGGTCTTAAATTTGATAATGGAAATGTAATCCACCCACAAGAAATGGTGGATGTTATTAAAATGTACCATGACGCAGGTTTAGGTCCTGTTGCTTTCAAAAGAAAATATGGTGGATTGGGAGCGCCAAGTATCATCAAAGCAATCATTGCTGAATTAATGTATAGGTCCGATAGTTCCATAACCATAGCAGTGGGAAGTATGGGTCTTGCTGCAATTTTAGAAGCCTGTGCAACAGACGAAATGAAAGAAGAATGGATACCTAAATTAATTTCAGGAAACTATACGGTCACCATGGGACTTTCAGAACCAGACTTTGGATCTGATTTGCCGAGCGTCACCACCAAAGCAACCAAGGCCAATGATAAGTGGTATCTTACTGGAACTAAACGATTTCAAACGGTAGCTTGTGGTATCAACGGAAGCCCTGGCATTACGCTCACACTAGCAAGAACGGGAACTCAAGAAAGTGGAGCAAGAGGTTTATCTTTTTTCATTGTCGAGAACAAAGATTACGCAGTGCAAGGGATTGAAAAGAAACTAGGAATCAAAGCCTCCGCCACTTGTGAAACTGTTTTTGAAAATAGCGAAGGTTATCTAGTAGGAAAAGAAGGTTTCGGACTTGTGAAGTACGTAATGGGTATGCTCAATGGAGCACGTCTCAGCGTATCTTCGCAAGGAACAGGCATTGTAACTGCAGCATATGAAGAAGCAATCAAATATGCAAAAGAAAGAATTCAATTTGGAAAACCGATTTATGAAATTCCTGCAGTACGTCGTATGTTGGATCGAATGGAAAGGGAACTCGCAGGTATGCGGTGCCTTATGGTAGAGGCTGCTTATTCCGTTGATAAATACTATTGGTATGAAGACGGTAGAACTGTCACACCAGAAGATTCCAAAACTGGCAAATTTTGGGAAAAAGTCGCAAACACACTCACCCCCATATCAAAATACTATAATTCAGAAATGTGTAATGACCTAGTTTATGACGGATTACAAGTATTAGGTGGCGCAGGATATACAGAAGATTATGATCTTTCGAGGCTTTACCGAGATGCAAGAATCACCAATATCTATGACGGAACCACACAAATCCAAGTGAATGCAGCCATTGGAGGAATTACTTCTGGAATGAGTCCTACTGGAACTTTCCGAGCTTACTTAGACCATTTGGCAAAAGGATCCGAATCCAATTCTAAATTACAAGAAATTAGAACTCTATTTGAATCTATTGTAGAAACTTACAAATCTATTGGAGACCAACAAACAAAAGAAACATATAGTTTTGAAGTGGTAGAATCAGCAGCTAGAGTTGTAGTCGGTTACTTAATGGAAAGAGCAAAAAACAAATCTACCAAAAGAAAAGAACTACGAACGCAGTGGTGTAAAGGATTTCATACCGATAGTTTAGCAATCCTTTCTGCAAATAAAATAAAACTCTCATAA
- a CDS encoding DUF2721 domain-containing protein, with the protein MDNLTYSIPGLLFPAISLLMLAYTNRFFGLAKLSRQLLSEYENSKSEILEKQIHNLRFRISLILYSQSAGIFSLILCTCSMGMIPFYNIVAWILFVSSLLFMVISLVLALIEIHLSVIALDIERNSILTQGSK; encoded by the coding sequence TTGGACAACCTAACATATAGCATACCAGGACTTCTTTTTCCAGCGATCTCCTTACTAATGCTTGCTTATACCAACCGATTTTTTGGTTTGGCTAAACTTTCAAGACAACTACTCAGTGAATATGAAAATTCAAAATCGGAAATTTTAGAAAAACAAATCCATAATCTACGATTTCGGATTTCTCTGATTTTATATTCCCAAAGTGCCGGAATCTTTAGTTTGATTTTATGTACTTGTTCTATGGGTATGATTCCATTTTACAATATCGTGGCTTGGATTTTATTTGTTTCATCACTTTTATTTATGGTAATCTCTCTCGTACTTGCGCTCATTGAAATCCACTTGTCGGTAATTGCATTAGATATTGAAAGAAATTCGATACTAACGCAAGGCTCTAAATGA
- a CDS encoding 6-carboxytetrahydropterin synthase, with translation MFTQENGKFYVRIEGRFESAHFLYQYFADGSDEPIHGHSWKVEVFLEGNTNIRPDGISYDFLTARTKLMELVHSIDHLLINDHPDFKGINPTSENVARWFYSGLKADVKSSEGRIRRIVIHEGPENLAFFEPTNDSHS, from the coding sequence ATGTTTACCCAAGAAAACGGGAAATTTTATGTCCGAATTGAGGGTCGGTTTGAATCGGCCCATTTCCTCTACCAGTACTTTGCCGACGGCTCCGACGAGCCCATTCATGGCCATTCCTGGAAGGTGGAGGTGTTTTTGGAAGGAAATACAAACATTCGGCCAGACGGCATTTCTTATGATTTTTTAACCGCACGAACCAAACTTATGGAACTCGTACATTCCATTGACCACCTCCTTATCAACGACCATCCGGATTTTAAGGGAATCAATCCTACTTCTGAGAATGTCGCTCGTTGGTTTTATTCCGGTTTAAAAGCAGATGTGAAATCCTCGGAGGGCAGAATTCGACGGATTGTCATTCATGAGGGTCCAGAAAATCTGGCTTTTTTTGAACCAACAAATGATTCTCACTCCTAA
- a CDS encoding DUF1858 domain-containing protein, with protein sequence MTETTKPRFFKEMTVGEAIAIHPEAGLVFSSYHLGGCSHCSINEVETIEQVCMGYGVEVDTLIDSLNNLFSEE encoded by the coding sequence ATGACTGAAACAACAAAACCGCGCTTTTTTAAAGAAATGACTGTGGGTGAAGCGATCGCAATCCATCCTGAAGCAGGTCTAGTTTTCTCCAGCTACCATTTAGGTGGATGTTCACACTGCTCCATCAATGAAGTAGAAACCATAGAACAAGTTTGTATGGGTTACGGTGTCGAGGTAGACACTCTCATCGATTCACTGAACAACCTTTTCTCTGAAGAATAG
- a CDS encoding fumarylacetoacetate hydrolase family protein, which produces MAKQFVRFQYKNKIDWGLMTDENILPLQIGDKSTKDLLVDLQKKRIKLNLKSKKRIQKKDVAVLSPITAPCQVICQGANYSKHSLESGLDPKSKTYNLFFTKSDLSLTTAIGDVIRPNHVELLDYEIELGIVFGKDIDLPLDVKSYHPNEYIAGLFIANDISARDIQLPQLQWYKGKSYRTFFPAGPILLVLEPGDYELIQSLELNLKVNGQLRQSAKANQMVFPPKESIAELSLFTQIRVGDVLLTGTPAGCALKAPGKLKQIFASFLPEHKKWDLFIKGQKKRTEYLQPGDLIKATIRTADGKMDLGEQIIQVKQD; this is translated from the coding sequence ATGGCAAAACAGTTTGTACGTTTCCAATATAAGAACAAAATCGATTGGGGGCTCATGACTGATGAAAACATCCTCCCACTACAAATTGGAGACAAATCCACCAAAGACTTGCTAGTTGATCTTCAAAAAAAAAGAATCAAACTAAATCTTAAATCTAAAAAACGAATCCAAAAAAAGGACGTTGCAGTCCTCTCTCCAATTACCGCCCCTTGTCAGGTCATTTGCCAAGGAGCAAATTATAGTAAACATTCCTTGGAATCGGGACTCGATCCTAAATCCAAAACATACAATTTGTTTTTTACCAAATCAGATCTTTCTCTCACTACCGCGATCGGGGATGTGATTCGGCCAAATCATGTAGAACTTTTAGATTATGAAATTGAATTGGGAATTGTTTTTGGTAAAGATATAGATCTTCCGTTAGACGTTAAATCGTATCATCCAAATGAATACATTGCCGGTCTTTTTATTGCCAATGATATTTCTGCAAGAGACATTCAACTTCCACAACTACAATGGTATAAAGGAAAATCGTACCGCACGTTTTTCCCTGCGGGTCCCATCCTGCTTGTACTCGAACCGGGAGATTATGAACTGATCCAATCATTAGAGCTAAATCTAAAAGTCAACGGACAGTTAAGACAATCAGCAAAAGCCAACCAAATGGTTTTTCCACCGAAAGAATCGATTGCGGAACTCTCTTTATTTACGCAAATTCGAGTCGGTGATGTTTTGTTAACCGGAACACCTGCAGGATGTGCACTAAAAGCTCCCGGAAAATTAAAACAAATCTTTGCTAGTTTTCTACCAGAACATAAAAAATGGGACCTTTTTATCAAAGGCCAAAAAAAACGAACTGAGTATTTACAACCTGGAGATCTAATCAAAGCAACGATTCGTACGGCAGATGGAAAGATGGATTTAGGAGAACAAATCATTCAGGTAAAACAGGACTAA
- a CDS encoding fatty acid desaturase family protein, with protein sequence MRTISKKLNKEEIESFGKEVETLREEVMSKVGKEDADHIRFIYKTYRYTEIIGRGLLHFSFEPITFVAGTLLLATSKIINNMELGHNVLHGQYDWMNDPRFNSRTFEWDIVSDAHQWKFYHNYMHHTYTNVLNKDHDYGYNFTRLTEGQKWKPVHLTQPFTNLFLAMNFQWGVGAHGYRVEYMEIPKKQRKKKTLKDYKAVFFKKIELQLVKDYIFFPLLAGLNFPKIILGNLIANLIRNLWTYAVIFCGHFTENAESFSVDDITGESKAEWYLRQLKGSSNLDGSNFFYTMTGHLSHQIEHHMFPGMPAKRYREVAPRLKEICAKYGQHYNTGSFVKQFASVWKRIIAYSFPDSFAGKLMGNKKKYLEPKTLIQQPSFQISLPIEEKSVTSI encoded by the coding sequence ATGAGAACGATTAGCAAAAAATTAAACAAAGAAGAAATTGAATCCTTTGGAAAAGAAGTAGAAACCCTTCGTGAAGAAGTGATGTCCAAGGTCGGAAAAGAAGATGCAGATCATATTCGATTTATTTATAAAACTTATCGATATACAGAAATAATTGGTCGTGGCCTCCTTCATTTTAGTTTTGAACCAATTACTTTTGTCGCTGGCACCTTGTTGCTAGCTACATCCAAAATCATAAACAATATGGAACTTGGTCATAATGTTCTGCATGGACAGTATGATTGGATGAACGACCCCCGATTCAATTCAAGAACTTTTGAATGGGACATTGTGAGTGATGCTCACCAATGGAAGTTTTATCATAATTATATGCACCATACATATACAAATGTTTTAAATAAAGATCATGATTATGGGTATAATTTCACACGTTTGACAGAAGGGCAAAAATGGAAACCCGTTCACCTAACGCAACCTTTTACAAATTTGTTCCTTGCAATGAACTTTCAGTGGGGAGTTGGGGCCCACGGGTATCGTGTGGAATATATGGAAATTCCCAAAAAACAAAGAAAGAAAAAAACATTAAAAGATTACAAGGCAGTGTTCTTTAAGAAAATTGAATTACAACTTGTTAAGGATTATATTTTCTTTCCACTTCTTGCTGGTTTGAATTTTCCAAAAATCATTTTAGGAAACCTGATTGCTAATTTAATTAGAAATCTTTGGACTTATGCAGTAATTTTCTGCGGCCATTTTACTGAAAATGCGGAATCCTTTTCTGTAGACGACATCACTGGTGAATCAAAAGCAGAGTGGTATTTGAGACAACTCAAAGGTTCTTCTAACTTAGATGGCAGTAATTTTTTCTACACGATGACTGGTCACTTAAGTCACCAAATAGAACACCATATGTTTCCTGGGATGCCTGCAAAACGTTACCGTGAAGTAGCACCTCGTTTGAAAGAAATCTGTGCCAAGTATGGTCAACACTACAACACAGGTAGTTTCGTAAAACAGTTTGCATCTGTATGGAAACGAATCATTGCTTATTCTTTCCCGGATTCTTTTGCCGGAAAATTAATGGGAAACAAAAAGAAATATTTGGAACCAAAGACTTTGATTCAACAACCTAGTTTTCAGATTTCTTTGCCTATAGAAGAGAAATCCGTTACAAGCATTTAA